One stretch of Flavobacteriales bacterium DNA includes these proteins:
- a CDS encoding HD domain-containing protein, which yields MQMQQHIQQPIFKLVSDTAKELGAEAYVIGGYVRDCILGRETKDIDVVSTGKGIELAQAVASRLGGSKISVFKRFGTAMINHRDLEVEFVGARKESYSEDSRKPAVEDGTIKDDQDRRDFTINAMAISLNEGSWGELVDPFNGVEDLKKGILRTPLEPAKTYSDDPLRMMRAIRFATQLDFQIEESSFQAIYENRERISIVSKERIADELNKIVMAKVPSKGFKLLFNTGLLHLIFPKMTELFGVDVINGKGHKDNFYHTLQVLDNIAPNTDNLWLRWAAIMHDIEKPITKRFHPRVGWTFHGHEDRGARSVPDIFRDLKLPLNEKMKYVQKLVFLHLRPIALVQEEVTDSAVRRLLFEAGDDIEDLMILCEADITSKNDAKVKQYMKNFELVRQKLKEVEEKDRVRNWQPPVSGEEIMKAFGIAPGREVGIIKDAIKDAIMDGQIDNSREAAIAFMTVRGGELGLSVVEELK from the coding sequence ATGCAAATGCAGCAACATATTCAGCAGCCGATCTTCAAGCTGGTTTCCGATACGGCCAAGGAACTTGGCGCGGAGGCCTACGTGATCGGTGGTTACGTGCGCGATTGCATCCTCGGTCGCGAGACCAAGGACATTGATGTGGTTTCCACAGGCAAGGGAATTGAATTGGCACAGGCCGTTGCTTCGCGATTGGGCGGTTCGAAAATCAGTGTGTTCAAACGCTTCGGCACAGCCATGATCAACCACAGGGATCTTGAGGTGGAATTCGTAGGTGCGCGTAAGGAATCTTACAGCGAGGATTCGCGGAAACCTGCGGTGGAAGATGGCACCATCAAGGACGATCAGGATAGACGGGATTTTACCATCAACGCCATGGCCATTAGCTTGAATGAAGGTTCGTGGGGCGAGTTGGTCGATCCGTTCAACGGTGTGGAAGACCTGAAGAAAGGTATCCTCCGAACTCCGTTGGAACCTGCCAAAACTTACAGCGATGACCCGCTGCGGATGATGCGCGCCATCCGTTTTGCCACGCAGTTGGATTTCCAGATCGAGGAATCATCTTTCCAGGCGATCTATGAGAATCGAGAACGGATCAGTATTGTTTCCAAAGAGCGCATTGCCGATGAACTGAACAAAATTGTGATGGCGAAAGTGCCTTCCAAAGGGTTCAAACTGCTGTTCAATACGGGGCTTTTGCACCTCATATTTCCTAAAATGACGGAGCTTTTCGGGGTGGATGTCATTAACGGTAAAGGCCACAAGGACAACTTCTACCACACACTTCAGGTGTTGGACAATATTGCACCGAACACGGACAACTTGTGGTTACGCTGGGCGGCCATTATGCACGACATTGAGAAGCCGATCACCAAACGTTTTCATCCGAGGGTTGGGTGGACGTTCCACGGGCATGAGGACAGAGGTGCGCGTTCGGTCCCCGACATCTTCCGCGACCTTAAACTTCCGCTGAACGAGAAGATGAAGTACGTGCAGAAGTTGGTATTCCTTCACTTGCGACCTATCGCACTAGTGCAGGAAGAAGTGACCGATTCCGCTGTTCGTAGGCTGCTTTTCGAAGCAGGCGATGACATCGAAGACCTGATGATCCTGTGCGAGGCCGACATCACCAGCAAGAACGATGCGAAGGTGAAGCAGTACATGAAGAACTTCGAACTCGTTCGTCAGAAACTGAAGGAAGTGGAGGAGAAGGACCGCGTACGCAACTGGCAACCGCCTGTGAGCGGAGAGGAGATCATGAAAGCTTTCGGAATTGCCCCAGGCCGTGAGGTGGGCATCATCAAAGACGCCATCAAAGACGCCATCATGGACGGCCAGATAGACAATTCACGCGAAGCGGCCATTGCCTTTATGACCGTTAGGGGTGGGGAATTGGGATTGAGTGTGGTTGAAGAGTTGAAGTGA
- a CDS encoding glycosyltransferase family 9 protein: protein MDKILVIQTAFIGDAILGTALLEELHRQHPNAKIDYLVRNGNQLLFEEHPFLNEALVWDKQAAKYAGLWRMLGEVRSRKYDAVYNIQRYAASGVITAFSGAKLKIGYKSNPLSFLFSKSEEHRFGNGFENVHEVDRVLDLIGDIPNRVNPKLYPTEEGIEVVAEFKTQPFITIAPASVWFTKQLPIEKWIEFVAKVPNELKVYIIGGKGDSAIAQQIIKNADREVIDLTGKLKLLETAALLKDAKMNFANDSAPVHLASAVNAPMTEIFCSTVPEFGFTPLSENSHIIQTNEKLDCRPCGMHGKAACPKGHFKCANVDVGEMVSCLE, encoded by the coding sequence ATGGATAAGATTCTCGTCATCCAGACCGCCTTCATTGGTGATGCCATCCTTGGAACTGCGCTTCTGGAGGAGTTGCATCGGCAACACCCAAACGCCAAGATCGATTACCTGGTGCGGAATGGGAATCAGTTGCTTTTTGAGGAACATCCGTTCTTGAATGAAGCGTTGGTTTGGGACAAGCAAGCTGCGAAATATGCAGGGCTTTGGCGCATGTTGGGTGAGGTTCGAAGCAGGAAGTATGACGCGGTTTACAATATTCAGCGGTATGCAGCCAGCGGTGTGATCACAGCGTTTTCAGGAGCCAAGCTGAAGATTGGTTATAAGAGCAATCCGCTTTCGTTTCTGTTCTCCAAAAGTGAGGAACATCGTTTCGGAAATGGATTTGAGAATGTGCATGAGGTGGATCGCGTGCTTGATCTGATTGGGGACATTCCGAATCGTGTCAATCCGAAACTCTATCCAACTGAGGAGGGCATTGAAGTCGTTGCTGAGTTCAAAACGCAACCGTTCATCACCATCGCGCCAGCTTCTGTTTGGTTTACCAAGCAGTTGCCTATTGAGAAATGGATAGAATTCGTTGCGAAAGTTCCGAACGAGTTGAAGGTTTACATCATTGGTGGAAAGGGCGATTCAGCCATCGCGCAGCAGATCATCAAGAACGCTGACCGCGAAGTGATAGATCTGACAGGAAAGTTGAAACTGCTGGAAACAGCTGCTCTGTTGAAGGATGCGAAAATGAACTTCGCCAATGATTCGGCACCTGTGCATTTGGCTTCGGCTGTGAATGCACCGATGACCGAGATTTTCTGTTCTACGGTTCCTGAGTTCGGATTCACACCACTTTCTGAGAACTCGCACATCATCCAAACCAACGAAAAACTGGATTGCCGCCCGTGTGGCATGCACGGCAAAGCGGCCTGTCCGAAAGGGCATTTCAAGTGCGCCAATGTTGATGTTGGCGAAATGGTTTCCTGTTTGGAATAG
- a CDS encoding 2,3,4,5-tetrahydropyridine-2,6-dicarboxylate N-succinyltransferase, with product MRTDELRELIEQAWENRGMLSSEKTVSAVREVVALLDAGQLRVAEPNGDDWKVNEWVKKAVILYFPIQKMETIEVGPFEFHDKIALKKGHKEAGVRVVPHAIARYGSFLESGVIMMPSYVNIGAYVATGTMVDTWATVGSCAQIGKGVHLSGGVGIGGVLEPIQAAPVIIEDDAFLGSRSIVVEGVRVGKEAVLGANVVLTKSTRIIDVTGSEPKEMKGYVPPRSVVIPGTYPKEFPAGTYNVPCALIIGQRKESTDQKTSLNDALREFNVAV from the coding sequence ATGAGAACAGATGAATTGCGAGAACTTATTGAGCAGGCGTGGGAAAACCGCGGAATGCTGAGTTCAGAAAAGACGGTTTCGGCTGTGCGGGAAGTGGTGGCGTTGCTTGATGCGGGTCAGCTTCGCGTGGCCGAACCGAACGGAGATGATTGGAAAGTGAACGAATGGGTGAAGAAGGCGGTGATTCTGTATTTCCCGATTCAGAAGATGGAAACGATTGAGGTCGGGCCATTTGAGTTTCACGACAAAATTGCGTTGAAGAAAGGTCACAAGGAAGCTGGTGTCCGTGTGGTGCCTCATGCCATTGCGCGCTACGGTTCGTTCTTGGAGAGTGGCGTTATCATGATGCCATCGTATGTGAATATCGGGGCGTATGTGGCCACAGGGACCATGGTCGATACGTGGGCAACTGTCGGTTCGTGTGCGCAGATCGGCAAGGGTGTTCATTTGAGTGGAGGTGTCGGTATCGGAGGCGTGTTGGAGCCGATTCAGGCTGCGCCAGTGATCATTGAAGATGATGCGTTCCTCGGTTCGCGAAGCATTGTGGTGGAAGGCGTGAGAGTGGGGAAGGAAGCGGTGCTTGGAGCCAATGTGGTGCTTACCAAAAGCACGCGTATCATTGACGTAACGGGTTCTGAACCCAAAGAAATGAAAGGCTACGTTCCACCACGTTCGGTGGTCATTCCAGGAACGTACCCGAAGGAATTCCCTGCGGGAACTTATAACGTGCCTTGTGCCCTGATTATCGGTCAGCGGAAGGAGAGCACTGACCAGAAAACTTCGTTGAATGACGCGCTGCGTGAGTTCAATGTGGCAGTTTAG
- the ruvX gene encoding Holliday junction resolvase RuvX, whose amino-acid sequence MGRILALDYGTKRVGIAATDPLQIIASALTTVHPNELMDFLKKYMETETVDCIVIGDPKRLNNEPAQAAAGADQLTERLKKQFPHVQIDRMDERFTSKMAFGAMIEGGLKKKQRADKAMVDKVSATIILQSYMEQQNSLNR is encoded by the coding sequence ATGGGTCGGATTCTGGCATTGGATTATGGGACAAAACGCGTGGGAATTGCCGCCACCGACCCGTTGCAGATCATTGCTTCGGCCCTCACAACCGTGCATCCGAACGAACTGATGGATTTCCTCAAGAAATACATGGAAACCGAAACGGTGGATTGCATTGTGATCGGTGACCCGAAACGCCTGAATAACGAACCCGCACAGGCTGCCGCTGGTGCCGATCAACTGACAGAACGGCTGAAAAAGCAGTTCCCTCATGTACAGATCGACCGAATGGATGAGCGATTCACCTCTAAGATGGCGTTTGGAGCAATGATTGAGGGCGGCCTGAAGAAGAAACAGCGTGCGGACAAGGCGATGGTCGATAAGGTGAGTGCCACCATCATCCTGCAATCGTACATGGAACAGCAGAACAGTTTGAACAGATGA
- a CDS encoding peptide deformylase, with protein MSETKTKTKILPIVAYGDPVLKKVAEDIDPEYPELGQLVDNMFETMYNASGVGLAAPQIGLSIRLFIVDATPFCEEHPELDGFVKVFINPIILEEEGKKWDFNEGCLSIPGIREDVSRKPKILIEYYDENWELKEEWFEGITARIIQHEYDHIEGVLFTDHLPALKRRMLKGKLNDISKGIVDAEYKMRFPK; from the coding sequence ATGAGCGAAACGAAGACGAAAACCAAGATTCTCCCGATCGTTGCCTACGGTGATCCCGTTTTGAAGAAGGTAGCGGAAGACATCGACCCTGAATACCCCGAATTGGGACAGTTGGTGGATAACATGTTCGAGACGATGTACAACGCTTCGGGCGTTGGATTGGCCGCGCCACAGATCGGACTCAGCATAAGACTGTTTATTGTAGATGCCACGCCATTCTGCGAAGAGCATCCAGAGTTGGATGGCTTTGTAAAAGTGTTCATCAACCCTATCATTCTCGAAGAAGAAGGCAAGAAATGGGACTTCAATGAGGGTTGTTTGAGCATTCCTGGGATCCGAGAGGATGTTTCCCGCAAGCCGAAGATACTTATCGAGTATTATGATGAGAATTGGGAGTTGAAAGAAGAGTGGTTTGAAGGCATCACCGCCCGAATCATCCAACACGAATACGACCACATTGAAGGCGTCCTTTTCACCGACCACCTACCTGCCTTGAAGCGCAGAATGCTGAAAGGAAAGCTGAACGACATCAGCAAAGGAATTGTGGATGCTGAATACAAAATGCGTTTCCCGAAATGA